Proteins from a genomic interval of Polaribacter sejongensis:
- a CDS encoding RagB/SusD family nutrient uptake outer membrane protein has product MKLIKNNTLLFALVCSLFFVACDEDSFLTEVNPNAITTDTFWKSERQYNSALTTVYGALQFQSISGGELIYEMVMGDIGGTESWYRPNLFRNLTYNDGIYHVTDKWNELYVGIFRANQVIQNIQDADASLFTGNSKAEIEAQAKFLRAFFYFQLAHTYGGGVIHDKVAETKEELSKPFSTIAEINAAIILPDLEFAMNNLPQSWESNDMGRATWGAATSLLGKVHLYNKEWPTAAGLFKQVIDSKVYSLTKDISDNFQHENEFNSESIFEVNYSFDLAPGVNGGAVDDTPWQTSAESSSIASEVGSIQYGGFNTLLASYNLQEMLVYDEVDPNNSINNGNIESTRMNATIAVRFMEGKYYGLDFADVKGFGFGQSAYVKKHSNWYHLPSEPANRRSGINFRHIRYADVLLMYAEAVLGASDDYATAIEYIDMVRARAGVITLQKYMDDNGGKFPQLHVSKQVHGAHPMVQANAQTVLTHLQRVERAVELCFEGHRWKDLVRWGIVKEVFTELRADEVWRLENTDLSFDTAPLYIPGRIRPDFALSATNYNAENHNYFPIPIQELQTNPNINN; this is encoded by the coding sequence ATGAAATTAATAAAAAATAATACATTACTATTTGCTCTTGTATGCTCGTTATTCTTCGTAGCATGTGATGAAGATAGTTTTTTAACAGAAGTTAATCCAAATGCAATTACTACAGATACTTTCTGGAAATCTGAAAGACAATACAACAGTGCATTAACCACTGTTTATGGTGCATTACAGTTTCAAAGCATTAGTGGAGGAGAACTAATATACGAAATGGTTATGGGAGATATTGGTGGTACAGAATCTTGGTACAGACCAAATCTTTTTAGAAACTTAACCTATAACGATGGTATTTATCATGTAACGGATAAATGGAACGAACTTTATGTAGGTATCTTTAGAGCAAATCAAGTTATTCAAAATATACAAGATGCAGATGCTAGTCTTTTTACAGGTAACTCAAAAGCAGAAATTGAAGCGCAAGCAAAATTTTTAAGAGCCTTCTTTTACTTTCAATTAGCACATACTTATGGTGGAGGTGTAATTCACGATAAAGTAGCAGAAACTAAAGAAGAACTTTCTAAACCTTTTTCTACTATTGCAGAAATTAATGCCGCAATAATACTTCCAGATTTAGAATTTGCAATGAATAATTTACCACAATCATGGGAAAGTAACGATATGGGAAGAGCAACTTGGGGTGCTGCAACATCACTGTTAGGAAAGGTACATTTATACAATAAAGAGTGGCCAACAGCTGCTGGTTTATTTAAACAAGTTATAGATTCTAAAGTATATAGTTTAACCAAAGATATTTCAGACAACTTTCAGCATGAAAATGAATTTAATTCAGAATCTATTTTTGAAGTAAATTATTCTTTCGACTTAGCTCCTGGTGTAAATGGAGGTGCTGTTGATGATACTCCTTGGCAAACTAGTGCTGAATCTTCTTCAATTGCATCAGAAGTTGGATCAATACAATATGGAGGTTTTAATACTTTATTAGCTTCTTATAACTTACAAGAAATGTTGGTTTATGATGAAGTGGACCCAAATAATTCTATCAATAATGGGAACATAGAATCTACAAGAATGAATGCTACGATTGCAGTTAGATTTATGGAAGGAAAATATTATGGTTTGGATTTTGCTGATGTAAAAGGTTTTGGATTTGGACAAAGTGCTTATGTAAAAAAACACTCTAATTGGTATCATTTACCATCAGAACCTGCTAACCGCAGATCTGGTATTAATTTTAGACATATTAGATATGCAGACGTTTTATTAATGTATGCAGAAGCTGTACTTGGAGCAAGTGATGATTATGCAACAGCCATAGAGTATATAGATATGGTTAGAGCTAGAGCTGGAGTAATAACACTTCAAAAATACATGGACGATAATGGCGGTAAATTCCCACAATTACATGTTAGTAAGCAAGTACATGGAGCACACCCAATGGTACAAGCCAATGCACAAACAGTATTAACTCACCTACAACGCGTAGAACGCGCAGTAGAATTGTGTTTTGAAGGTCATAGATGGAAAGATTTAGTAAGATGGGGTATTGTAAAAGAAGTATTTACAGAGTTAAGAGCAGACGAAGTTTGGAGACTGGAAAACACTGACCTTTCATTTGATACTGCTCCATTATACATACCTGGTAGAATTAGACCCGATTTTGCGTTAAGTGCTACTAACTACAATGCGGAAAATCATAACTATTTCCCTATTCCTATACAAGAATTACAGACTAATCCGAATATAAATAACTAA
- a CDS encoding SusC/RagA family TonB-linked outer membrane protein → MKLNLQKCNYRKMLLTALLLLSFGFIQAQNVTIKGTVSADGDSLPGASVIVKGSSNGQSTEMDGTYELKAKLGDILVFSYLGYKTKEVIIKTGKTTINVTLLSDASLLDEIVVVGYGTQKKKEVTGAVVNVGAEEISRSPVADLGAAIQGKVAGVNIQASSGRPGEAANVQIRGLGSVSSGAAGPLYVVDGIPYEGNPNISPDQIESLDILKDGAAASIYGTRASNGVILITTKKGKAGKMKIDLSTYTGIQSITSGTPLMNTAQQLYSLEIATEQLGSQPQTFFINANALDFDTNFVEDVQNDNAVIQNVSLNISGGVENLTLNFNTNYFKQDGVLINSGFNRLANRLTGQFTKGKFKAFATLGYTIENRTQEPYALYEYSIGQSPWSRPLSDIPSIGENSVTLDVENEIFYGYLSRQLENIDERETKSSNIALNLEYEIAKGLKYKLNLGSNEYNYYRKFFRPQYLAYARDGTLNATASTEQALLNEDYIFSKRESIENILNYSTNFGKHNLNLLGVISYERFKQRNLGVGVIYSKDASNSLQTLGSGAEGIKPTSNNQTSTLAGKLVRAQYNYDEKYLLSASYRRDASSKFSENNRYGNFFGFSAGWNVSEENWFNVDAISNLKLRGSWAEVGNQGIAPYQFTAIIESGINYPFGPNEELNFGSIQRRYVDPNIKWETTISKNIGVDLSMFRNKLNITADVYQNDKKDMLLQERLPASSGTYHTRASGVYDVKQINAGDMVNKGLELSLSYKDRIGDDLKYSISGTFTKNINEVTDLNGIDRGYANGRPTASLGENIDYTTFLAKGYEAGSFFLLQNDGVIKTQEQLDAYNLLDVSATGTPQLGDMMYKDTNNDGAVNDNDRVYSGSGQAEFEAGLGLNLDYKGFDFFVQAFYSHGAEVYNGSKLYAYTQGRHTDLYNMWSPQNPTSDVPTFRRSAFHNNVRAASNYFLEDGTYLRIRTLTLGYTIPGIEDIGIDKARVYLTSTNPFTFTNYSGYDPEVGGDGIFTRGVDRGNYPVTRQFMLGLQLSF, encoded by the coding sequence ATGAAATTAAATTTGCAAAAATGCAATTACAGAAAAATGCTATTAACAGCATTACTTCTGCTTAGTTTTGGTTTTATCCAAGCACAAAATGTTACTATAAAAGGAACAGTAAGTGCAGATGGAGATTCTTTACCTGGAGCTAGTGTAATTGTAAAAGGGTCTAGCAATGGACAAAGTACTGAAATGGATGGAACTTATGAATTAAAAGCTAAGTTGGGAGACATTTTAGTTTTTAGTTATTTAGGGTACAAAACAAAAGAAGTAATAATTAAAACTGGTAAAACCACTATTAATGTAACATTACTTTCTGACGCTTCTTTGTTAGATGAAATTGTTGTTGTTGGTTACGGTACACAAAAGAAGAAAGAAGTTACAGGAGCTGTTGTTAACGTTGGGGCTGAAGAAATTAGTAGATCTCCAGTAGCCGATTTAGGTGCAGCAATACAAGGTAAGGTAGCAGGTGTAAACATACAAGCATCAAGTGGTAGACCAGGAGAAGCTGCAAACGTACAAATTAGAGGTTTAGGATCTGTTTCCTCTGGTGCAGCTGGACCATTATATGTTGTAGATGGTATTCCTTATGAAGGGAACCCAAACATTTCTCCAGATCAAATTGAATCTTTAGATATTTTAAAAGATGGAGCTGCTGCTTCAATTTATGGTACAAGAGCTTCTAACGGAGTTATTTTAATTACTACAAAAAAAGGAAAAGCAGGTAAAATGAAAATTGACCTCTCAACCTATACAGGTATCCAAAGCATTACTTCTGGAACCCCTTTAATGAATACAGCTCAACAACTGTATAGTTTAGAGATAGCTACAGAACAGTTAGGATCTCAACCACAAACTTTTTTTATTAACGCAAATGCTTTAGATTTTGATACGAATTTTGTAGAAGACGTTCAAAATGATAATGCTGTTATTCAAAATGTTAGTTTAAATATTTCTGGTGGTGTAGAGAACTTAACCTTAAACTTTAATACCAATTACTTTAAACAAGATGGTGTTCTAATTAATTCTGGTTTTAATAGGTTAGCTAATAGATTAACTGGGCAATTTACCAAGGGTAAATTTAAAGCCTTTGCAACTCTTGGTTATACTATTGAAAATAGAACACAAGAACCTTATGCTCTTTACGAATATAGTATTGGTCAATCTCCTTGGAGCAGACCTTTAAGTGATATTCCATCCATTGGCGAAAATAGTGTTACACTAGATGTGGAGAATGAAATATTTTACGGTTACCTATCTCGTCAATTAGAAAATATAGACGAAAGAGAAACAAAGTCTAGCAATATTGCACTTAATTTAGAGTATGAAATTGCAAAAGGTTTAAAGTACAAACTAAATTTAGGTTCAAATGAATATAACTATTATAGAAAATTCTTCCGTCCTCAATATTTAGCATACGCTAGAGATGGAACACTTAATGCAACTGCTTCAACTGAACAAGCCTTGCTAAATGAGGATTATATATTTTCTAAAAGAGAATCTATTGAAAACATTCTTAATTATTCTACAAACTTCGGAAAACACAATCTTAATTTATTAGGTGTAATTTCTTACGAAAGATTTAAACAGAGAAATTTGGGAGTTGGTGTCATATATAGTAAAGATGCTAGTAACAGCCTTCAAACTTTAGGTTCTGGTGCAGAAGGAATAAAGCCTACTAGTAACAACCAAACAAGTACTTTGGCTGGAAAATTAGTAAGAGCTCAATACAATTATGATGAAAAATATTTATTATCTGCTAGTTATAGACGAGATGCGTCTTCAAAATTTTCGGAAAATAATAGATATGGTAATTTCTTCGGATTTTCTGCTGGTTGGAATGTTAGTGAAGAAAATTGGTTTAACGTAGATGCAATTAGCAATCTTAAATTAAGAGGAAGTTGGGCAGAAGTTGGTAACCAAGGTATTGCACCTTATCAGTTTACAGCAATTATTGAATCTGGTATAAATTATCCGTTTGGTCCTAATGAAGAATTAAATTTTGGTTCTATTCAGCGTCGTTATGTAGATCCTAATATTAAATGGGAAACTACTATTTCTAAAAATATTGGTGTAGATTTATCTATGTTTAGGAATAAACTAAACATTACTGCAGATGTATATCAAAATGACAAAAAAGATATGCTTTTACAAGAGCGCCTTCCTGCATCTTCTGGTACTTACCATACACGAGCTTCAGGAGTTTATGATGTTAAGCAAATTAACGCTGGTGACATGGTTAATAAAGGACTAGAACTTTCTTTAAGTTACAAAGATCGAATTGGAGATGACTTAAAATATAGTATTTCAGGTACTTTTACTAAAAATATAAATGAAGTAACGGATTTAAACGGTATAGATAGAGGTTATGCCAATGGTAGACCTACAGCCTCTTTAGGCGAAAATATAGATTACACTACTTTTTTAGCGAAAGGCTATGAAGCAGGATCATTCTTTTTATTGCAAAACGATGGTGTTATAAAAACACAAGAACAATTAGATGCCTATAATTTGCTTGACGTATCAGCTACAGGTACGCCTCAATTAGGAGATATGATGTATAAAGATACTAATAACGATGGTGCTGTTAACGATAATGACCGTGTTTACTCTGGTTCTGGACAAGCTGAGTTTGAAGCCGGTTTAGGGTTAAACTTAGATTATAAAGGTTTCGATTTCTTTGTACAAGCTTTTTATTCTCATGGCGCAGAAGTATATAATGGGTCTAAATTGTACGCCTATACTCAAGGAAGACATACAGATTTATATAACATGTGGTCTCCACAAAATCCAACATCAGATGTTCCAACTTTTAGACGAAGTGCATTTCATAATAATGTAAGAGCTGCTTCTAATTATTTCTTAGAAGACGGAACGTATTTAAGAATTAGAACTTTAACACTTGGATACACTATTCCTGGTATAGAAGATATTGGTATTGATAAAGCTAGAGTGTATTTAACTTCAACGAATCCATTTACGTTTACAAATTACTCAGGGTATGACCCAGAAGTTGGTGGAGATGGAATCTTTACAAGAGGTGTAGATAGAGGGAACTACCCAGTTACTCGTCAATTCATGTTAGGTCTTCAATTAAGCTTTTAA
- a CDS encoding T9SS type A sorting domain-containing protein, translated as MKKITLLLLFMSSLAFSQRVEPTFSWANKADYQVNGEEAVTFSPGQEINFSITHTLGATNGVDDTQSFVLFGVQDEAVANLDHIDGVWANKSIGDSDPSYFVYAMTGTYTIPADATLSSANADLTYRVLSYLAYTPDGGTVIYGGDGASDTPLVYIRSAAEITALSTTDFTKETALIMYPNPVKNTIFLKGQNLPETYKITNTLGKIVKQGNFEGSIDASALSTGMYFLVYDNKTYTKFLKNKSS; from the coding sequence ATGAAAAAAATTACTTTATTATTACTTTTTATGAGTTCGCTAGCATTTTCTCAAAGAGTAGAACCTACCTTTAGTTGGGCAAACAAAGCAGATTATCAAGTTAACGGAGAAGAAGCAGTAACGTTTTCGCCTGGACAAGAAATTAATTTTTCTATAACGCATACGCTTGGGGCCACAAATGGCGTTGATGATACACAAAGTTTTGTCCTTTTTGGAGTTCAAGATGAAGCTGTAGCTAATTTAGATCATATAGATGGTGTATGGGCTAATAAAAGTATAGGTGATTCAGATCCTTCTTATTTTGTATACGCTATGACAGGTACTTATACAATTCCTGCAGATGCAACGTTAAGTTCTGCTAATGCAGATTTAACTTACAGAGTATTGTCTTATTTAGCATATACACCAGATGGAGGTACTGTTATTTATGGAGGTGATGGCGCAAGTGACACTCCATTAGTTTATATAAGGAGTGCCGCAGAAATAACAGCTTTGTCTACAACAGATTTTACAAAAGAAACAGCTTTAATAATGTATCCTAATCCTGTAAAAAACACAATATTTTTAAAAGGACAAAATTTGCCTGAAACATATAAAATTACAAATACTCTTGGAAAAATTGTTAAACAAGGAAATTTTGAAGGAAGTATTGATGCTTCAGCTTTAAGTACAGGAATGTACTTTTTAGTTTATGATAATAAAACTTACACAAAGTTCTTGAAAAATAAGAGCTCTTAA
- the bglX gene encoding beta-glucosidase BglX, translating into MKNRTLLTLISFFFLFSCSKKEVKKDFIEDLISKMTLQEKAGQLNLIPTTGFNKTDSVHLWIKKGLVGHVQKSIGVKNNYELQKIAVENSRLGIPLLFQEDIIHGYKTIAPVPLAEASSWDLAAIRKSAAIAAREASSAGIHLTFAPMVDIARDPRWGRILEGAGEDVYLGSLIAAARVKGFQESNKENSNILATVKHFVGYGASLAGRDYNILDFSERELRETHLPPFKAAIDAGVSSVMTAYSAYDGVPLVANNFLLKDVLRDELKFKGLVMTDWETVGNLVKTGIAKNDTIATKMSLLAGNDIDMSTKKYVNLLPEMVRKGIISEAVLDNSVRNVLLLKQKAGLFKDPYAYFNEEREAKELLSEENIQATKEMAVKSMVLLKNKNNVLPLLKKKQRIAIIGPFAKAQKDLLGWWSSQGNPNDVVSIFAGIKKRVPQTSTISYAQGCIVEDFEIKGVEMIADAVRAANNADVIVLALGEKEWMSGEGGGTASLLLPGAQQQLLDAVAKTGKPIITLIVSGRPYVLTDVVKKSTAVLQVWMPGTTGGTAVAEILFGDYNPSGKLTVTFPFHQGQVPIYYNYKKTSHSFNAGPKNNRYTTTHRDITSDPLFPFGFGLSYNSYSYKNLKLDKTTMNKNDSIKVSVDVTNKGKYNGREIVQLYIHDKVCSVTRPVKELKDFLSLELKPNETKTATFYITSDKLRFIGLDYKTTIEEGAFEVFVGKNSSDTSKLDFWLE; encoded by the coding sequence ATGAAAAATAGAACACTACTTACTTTAATTTCTTTTTTCTTCCTTTTTTCTTGTTCTAAAAAAGAAGTAAAGAAAGATTTTATAGAAGATTTAATTTCAAAAATGACACTTCAAGAAAAAGCAGGTCAATTAAATTTAATTCCAACAACAGGTTTTAATAAAACTGATTCAGTTCACCTTTGGATTAAAAAAGGATTGGTTGGTCATGTACAAAAATCGATAGGAGTTAAAAATAATTATGAACTGCAAAAAATTGCAGTAGAAAACTCAAGATTGGGTATTCCGTTGCTGTTTCAAGAAGATATAATTCATGGTTATAAAACCATAGCACCAGTTCCTTTAGCAGAAGCATCTAGTTGGGATTTGGCAGCAATTAGAAAATCGGCAGCGATTGCAGCAAGAGAAGCATCATCCGCAGGAATCCATTTAACATTTGCGCCAATGGTAGATATTGCAAGAGATCCTAGATGGGGAAGAATTTTAGAAGGAGCAGGAGAAGATGTTTATTTAGGAAGTTTAATTGCTGCAGCTAGAGTAAAAGGATTTCAAGAATCTAATAAAGAAAATAGCAATATTCTAGCAACCGTAAAACATTTTGTTGGTTATGGAGCTTCTTTAGCTGGTAGAGATTATAATATTTTAGATTTTTCAGAAAGAGAGTTAAGAGAGACCCATTTACCTCCTTTTAAAGCAGCAATTGATGCTGGTGTATCTAGTGTAATGACCGCATATTCTGCTTATGATGGAGTGCCTTTAGTAGCAAATAATTTTTTATTGAAAGATGTTTTAAGAGATGAACTAAAATTTAAAGGTTTAGTAATGACAGATTGGGAAACGGTTGGTAATTTAGTGAAAACAGGAATTGCGAAAAATGATACCATTGCTACAAAAATGTCTTTATTAGCAGGGAATGATATCGATATGTCTACTAAAAAATATGTGAATTTACTTCCAGAAATGGTGAGAAAAGGAATTATTTCTGAAGCTGTTTTAGATAATTCGGTAAGAAACGTATTGTTGTTAAAACAAAAAGCGGGTCTTTTTAAAGATCCTTATGCGTATTTTAATGAAGAACGAGAAGCTAAAGAGCTTTTATCCGAAGAAAACATACAAGCAACAAAAGAGATGGCTGTAAAAAGTATGGTGCTTTTAAAAAATAAGAATAACGTTTTACCACTTTTAAAGAAGAAACAAAGAATTGCAATTATTGGTCCTTTTGCAAAAGCACAAAAAGATTTATTAGGTTGGTGGTCTAGTCAAGGTAACCCAAATGATGTTGTTTCTATTTTTGCTGGAATTAAAAAGAGAGTTCCACAAACCTCAACTATTTCTTATGCTCAAGGTTGTATTGTAGAAGATTTTGAAATAAAAGGAGTAGAAATGATTGCTGACGCTGTAAGAGCTGCTAATAATGCGGATGTTATAGTATTAGCCTTAGGAGAAAAAGAATGGATGAGTGGAGAAGGAGGAGGTACAGCATCTTTGCTTTTACCAGGAGCGCAACAACAATTATTAGATGCAGTTGCAAAAACAGGAAAACCAATTATTACCTTAATTGTTTCTGGAAGACCTTATGTTTTAACAGATGTTGTAAAAAAATCTACCGCTGTTTTACAAGTTTGGATGCCAGGAACTACAGGTGGTACAGCAGTTGCTGAAATTTTGTTTGGAGATTATAATCCTTCAGGGAAATTAACGGTTACTTTTCCTTTTCATCAGGGGCAAGTTCCTATTTATTATAATTATAAGAAAACCAGTCATTCTTTTAATGCAGGACCTAAGAATAATAGATATACAACAACTCATAGAGATATTACTTCTGATCCATTATTCCCTTTTGGTTTTGGATTAAGTTACAATAGTTATTCTTACAAAAATTTAAAGCTTGATAAAACTACAATGAATAAAAATGATAGTATAAAAGTTTCTGTTGATGTTACTAATAAAGGAAAATACAACGGAAGAGAAATTGTACAATTATATATTCATGATAAAGTTTGTTCGGTAACAAGACCAGTAAAAGAATTAAAAGACTTCTTAAGTTTAGAACTTAAACCAAATGAAACGAAAACGGCTACTTTTTATATTACCTCAGATAAATTAAGGTTTATAGGTCTTGATTATAAAACAACAATTGAAGAAGGAGCGTTTGAAGTTTTTGTTGGTAAGAATTCTTCTGATACTTCTAAACTAGACTTTTGGTTAGAATAA